In Corylus avellana chromosome ca2, CavTom2PMs-1.0, the following proteins share a genomic window:
- the LOC132169116 gene encoding uncharacterized protein LOC132169116, with protein sequence MQLTNLLSSIRKPPILFPKALLKPPNSAESNSHRLTLSRTLQSKTLKTLEWPLVCKQLSSFTSTPMGFSAIQKAQIPLGRTREESEQLLDQTAAAVEASETMDSRTLDLSGIEDVSEIVDSAVSGELLTISELCAMRRTLRAAKALIEKLEQLAANVDCPERYLPLLQILKNCNFQVELERKIGFCIDCNLLKILDRASEELEMIRLERKRNMESLDSLLKGVSSQIFQAGAIDRPLITKRRSRMCVGIRASHRYLLPDGVILNVSSSGATYFMEPKEAVELNNMEVWLSNSEKAEERAILSLLTSEVVESKIEIKYLLDRILEVDLAFARAAYARWMNGVCPIFTSGGEALNSNEADYALSVDIDGIQHPLLLEPSLRSFSDVLTSSSGNAIQLGDGDGAMTSGSLSEGVSNFPVPIDIKIECGKRVVVISGPNTGGKTASMKTLGLASLMSKAGMFLPAKNCPRLPWFNLVLTDIGDNQSLEQNLSTFSGHITRICNMMEVASKESLVLIDEIGSGTDPSEGVALSTSILQYLKNHVNLAVVTTHYADLSLLKEKDSQFENAAMEFSLETLQPTYQILWGSTGDSNALSIAKSIGFDLNIIARAQQWVGRLKPENQQERKGLLYQSLVQERNRLETQARRAASLHVEVMDLYHEA encoded by the exons ATGCAACTCACCAACCTCCTCAGCTCCATTAGAAAACCCCCAATTCTCTTCCCCAAAGCACTCCTCAAACCCCCCAACTCGGCCGAGTCAAACTCACACCGACTCACCCTCTCGCGGACACTCCAATCCAAGACCCTGAAAACCCTAGAATGGCCCTTGGTATGCAAGCAACTCTCCTCCTTCACATCGACCCCCATGGGGTTCTCCGCCATCCAAAAGGCCCAAATCCCCTTGGGCCGAACCAGGGAGGAGAGCGAGCAGCTTCTGGATCAGACTGCCGCGGCAGTGGAAGCATCGGAGACGATGGATTCTCGCACGTTGGATTTATCGGGGATCGAGGACGTCTCGGAGATTGTGGATTCGGCTGTTTCCGGTGAGTTGCTCACGATTTCGGAGCTCTGCGCGATGCGGCGCACGCTGCGGGCGGCCAAGGCATTGATCGAGAAGCTAGAGCAATTGGCTGCGAACGTAGATTGCCCTGAAAG GTACTTGCCCCTGCTTCAAATACTTAAGAACTGCAATTTCCAAGTGGAGTTAGAGCGTAAAATAGGATTTTGCATAGATTGCAATCTGTTAAAAATCCTTGATAGGGCTAGTGAAGAATTGGAGATGATCAGGTTAGAAAGGAAGAGGAACATGGAAAGTCTGGATTCTCTGTTGAAGGGAGTCTCATCTCAGATTTTTCAGGCTGGGGCAATCGACAGACCTCTCATAACCAAGCGACGGTCTAGGATGTGTGTGGGTATTAGGGCTTCCCACCGATACTTACTTCCAGATGGTGTAATATTAAATGTTAGTAGTTCTGGTGCAACATACTTTATGGAACCCAAAGAGGCAGTGGAGTTGAATAACATGGAAGTGTGGCTTTCAAACTCTGAGAAAGCTGAAGAGAGAGCAATTTTGAGCTTGCTTACATCTGAAGTAGTGGAATCAAAAATAGAGATCAAGTATTTGTTGGATAGAATTTTAGAAGTTGACCTTGCTTTTGCAAGAGCTGCCTATGCTCGGTGGATGAATGGTGTCTGTCCAATTTTCACTTCAGGGGGGGAGGCCTTAAATTCTAATGAAGCAGATTATGCTTTATCAGTAGATATTGATGGTATACAACATCCTCTGCTCCTTGAGCCCTCTCTGAGAAGTTTTTCAGATGTCTTGACATCCAGCTCTGGCAATGCAATTCAGTTGGGTGATGGAGATGGTGCAATGACTTCTGGAAGTTTGTCAGAAGGTGTATCTAATTTTCCTGTGCCAATAGACATTAAAATTGAATGTGGAAAGAGAGTGGTTGTAATATCAGGACCAAATACAGGTGGGAAAACTGCTTCGATGAAAACATTGGGCCTGGCATCTCTTATGTCGAAGGCTGGCATGTTTTTGCCTGCTAAGAACTGCCCAAGGCTTCCATGGTTCAATCTTGTTCTAACTGATATTGGAGATAACCAG TCTCTGGAACAAAATCTCTCTACTTTTAGTGGCCACATAACGCGGATCTGTAACATGATGGAGGTGGCCTCAAAAGAATCACTTGTCCTCATTGATGAAATTGGTAGTGGAACTGATCCTTCAGAAGGTGTGGCCCTTTCTACCAGCATCTTGCAGTATCTCAAAAACCATGTTAACTTGGCTGTTGTGACCACTCATTATGCGGATTTGAGTCTCCTCAAAGAAAAGGATAGTCAATTCGAGAATGCAGCCATGGAATTTTCACTAGAAACCTTACAACCTACTTATCAGATCCTCTGGGGAAGTACTGGTGATTCAAACGCGTTAAGTATTGCTAAATCAATTGGTTTTGATCTAAATATAATTGCACGTGCACAACAGTGGGTGGGGAGGTTAAAGCCAGAAAATCAGCAAGAGCGGAAAGGTTTGTTATATCAGTCACTAGTACAGGAAAGAAACAGATTGGAAACTCAGGCCAGAAGAGCTGCATCTCTTCATGTGGAAGTTATGGATCTGTATCATGAG GCATAA
- the LOC132169857 gene encoding uncharacterized protein LOC132169857, producing MLELNLTEAILSLYNSFLKFESSNLNLGWKLCGIWQESEIASVVKAHCPRDAFSVREAGAKSYTPQIGEQVHVKGLGGKLATVVEAPEGDETVLVQHGKMKVRLKKSNIISIASNERSATSSAPRLKRQGRRSNELQYRPKAEKDEEVPYGPVVQTSKNTVDLRGMRVEQASHQLDMAISASGQYSVLFVIHGMGTGAVKERAIEMLNNHPRVAKYEQESPLNYGCTVAYIK from the exons ATGCTGGAATTGAACCT AACTGAGGCTATTTTATCCCTTtataattcatttttaaaatttgaaagcaGCAATCTAAACCTTGGATGGAAACTATGTGGAATTTGGCAAG AATCAGAGATTGCATCTGTTGTTAAAGCTCACTGTCCTCGTGATGCTTTCTCTGTCAGGGAAGCAGGTGCCAAATCATATACACCACAAATTGGAGAGCAAGTCCATGTGAAGGGACTGGGAGGTAAGTTAGCTACTGTAGTTGAAGCACCTGAGGGTGATGAAACTGTCCTAGTACAACATGGTAAAATGAAGGTCCGTTTAAAGAAAAGCAACATCATATCTATTGCAAGTAACGAAAGAAGTGCAACTAGTTCTGCCCCGCGTCTGAAACGGCAG GGTCGGCGGAGCAACGAGCTCCAGTATCGGCCAAAAGCCGAAAAAGATGAGGAGGTTCCTTATGGTCCAGTGGTGCAAACATCAAAGAACACAGTGGATTTACGTGGTATGCGAGTAGAACAAGCTTCTCACCAACTCGACATGGCCATCTCTGCAAGCGGGCAGTATTCGGTTCTCTTTGTGATACATGGGATGGGCACTGGGGCTGTTAAGGAGCGTGCAATTGAGATGTTAAACAATCATCCACGAGTAGCCAAGTATGAGCAGGAAAGTCCATTGAATTATGGTTGTACAGTTGCTTATATCAAGTGA
- the LOC132169117 gene encoding allantoinase-like isoform X1 — protein MASVLLWRVLPLLALLASFLLFFYVQNSSKLSHKECSLLPHQSYWITSKRIVTPQGVISGAVEIRGGKIASIVKEEDGRGNSKVGHIVDYGEAVVMPGLIDVHAHLDDPGRAEWEGFPSGTKAAAAGGITTLVDMPLNNFPSTVSQETLKLKIEAAEERIYVDIGFWGGLVPENAFNSSILEGLLNAGVLGLKSFMCPSGINDFPMTNASHIKEGLSILAKYRRPLLVHAEIQQESESHLELKDGSHDPRSYSTYLQTRPPSWEEAAIRELVTLTKETRTGGLAEGAQLHIVHLSDSSSSLDLIKEAKSSGDSITVETCPHYLAFSAEEIQDGDTRFKCAPPIRDAANNEKLWKALLEGHIDMLSSDHSPTLPELKMLDDGNFLKAWGGISSLQFVLPVTWSYGRKYGITLEQLALWWSERPAKFAGQELKGAIAVGNHADIVIWEPDVEFELNDGYPVYLKHPSISAYMGTKLSGRVLATFVRGNLVYKEGKHAPAACGVPILAKLLPID, from the exons atggcgTCTGTGCTGCTATGGAGGGTGTTACCTCTGCTGGCACTGCTCGCTTCTTTTTTGCTCTTCTTCTACGTCCAGAACTCTTCCAAG TTGTCTCACAAGGAGTGCAGCCTTCTTCCTCACCAAAGTTATTGGATAACCAGCAAGCGCATTGTGACACCACAAGGTGTCATTTCTGGTGCAG TGGAAATAAGGGGAGGGAAGATTGCATCCATTGTTAAAGAAGAGGATGGGCGTGGCAATTCCAAGGTGGGGCATATAGTTGATTATGGGGAGGCTGTTGTCATGCCTGGCCTGATTGACGT GCATGCACATCTTGATGATCCTGGAAGAGCAGAATGGGAAGGATTTCCTTCAGGGACTAAGGCAGCTGCTGCAG GTGGTATAACAACATTGGTTGACATGCCTCTAAATAATTTTCCTTCAACTGTGTCTCAAGAGACTTTGAAACTCAAG ATTGAAGCTGCAGAGGAGAGAATTTATGTTGATATTG GTTTCTGGGGAGGTTTAGTTCCTGAAAATGCATTCAACTCAAGTATTCTTGAGGGTCTCCTAAATGCTGGTGTTCTTGGTTTGAAG TCTTTTATGTGTCCTTCGGGGATTAATGATTTTCCTATGACAAATGCCAGTCATATTAAG GAGGGACTGTCTATACTTGCAAAATACAGAAGACCACTACTTGTACATGCAGAGATTCAACAAGAATCTGAAAGCCACCTGGAACTTAAAGATGGTAGCCATGATCCTCGTTCTTACTCAACCTATCTTCAGACTAGGCCACCTTCATG GGAGGAGGCAGCTATTAGGGAGCTTGTAACTCTGACAAAGGAAACAAGGACCGGTGGCCTTGCAGAAGGAGCTCAACTTCACATTGTTCACTTGTCTGATTCAAGTTCTTCCTTAGATCTTATTAAG gaagcaaaaagtagtggTGATAGCATAACTGTTGAAACATGCCCCCATTATTTGGCTTTCTCAGCAGAAGAGATTCAGGATGGAGATACTCGATTTAAGTGTGCTCCACCTATTCGTGATGCAGCCAATAACGAAAAACTGTGGAAAGCTTTGTTG GAAGGACATATTGACATGTTGAGTTCTGATCATTCTCCGACGTTGCCAGAACTCAAGATGCTTGATGATGGTAATTTTTTGAAGGCCTGGGGTGGCATATCATCTTTGCAG TTTGTTCTTCCTGTGACGTGGTCATATGGGCGGAAATATGGGATAACTTTGGAACAATTAGCTTTATGGTGGAGTGAGAGACCTGCCAAATTTGCCGGACAAGAACTTAAG GGTGCAATTGCTGTCGGAAACCATGCCGATATTGTCATATGGGAACCAGATGTGGAGTTTGAACTCAATGATGGCTATCCTGTATACCTTAAGCATCCT AGTATTTCAGCCTACATGGGAACAAAACTATCTGGAAGGGTGTTGGCAACTTTTGTAAGAGGGAACCTTGTCTACAAAGAGGGGAAGCATGCTCCTGCTGCCTGTGGTGTTCCAATCCTCGCAAA ACTCTTGCCCATTGACTAG
- the LOC132169117 gene encoding allantoinase-like isoform X2: MASVLLWRVLPLLALLASFLLFFYVQNSSKLSHKECSLLPHQSYWITSKRIVTPQGVISGAVEIRGGKIASIVKEEDGRGNSKVGHIVDYGEAVVMPGLIDVHAHLDDPGRAEWEGFPSGTKAAAAGGITTLVDMPLNNFPSTVSQETLKLKIEAAEERIYVDIGFWGGLVPENAFNSSILEGLLNAGVLGLKSFMCPSGINDFPMTNASHIKEGLSILAKYRRPLLVHAEIQQESESHLELKDGSHDPRSYSTYLQTRPPSWEEAAIRELVTLTKETRTGGLAEGAQLHIVHLSDSSSSLDLIKEAKSSGDSITVETCPHYLAFSAEEIQDGDTRFKCAPPIRDAANNEKLWKALLEGHIDMLSSDHSPTLPELKMLDDGNFLKAWGGISSLQFVLPVTWSYGRKYGITLEQLALWWSERPAKFAGQELKGAIAVGNHADIVIWEPDVEFELNDGYPVYLKHPSISAYMGTKLSGRVLATFVRGNLVYKEGKHAPAACGVPILAK, encoded by the exons atggcgTCTGTGCTGCTATGGAGGGTGTTACCTCTGCTGGCACTGCTCGCTTCTTTTTTGCTCTTCTTCTACGTCCAGAACTCTTCCAAG TTGTCTCACAAGGAGTGCAGCCTTCTTCCTCACCAAAGTTATTGGATAACCAGCAAGCGCATTGTGACACCACAAGGTGTCATTTCTGGTGCAG TGGAAATAAGGGGAGGGAAGATTGCATCCATTGTTAAAGAAGAGGATGGGCGTGGCAATTCCAAGGTGGGGCATATAGTTGATTATGGGGAGGCTGTTGTCATGCCTGGCCTGATTGACGT GCATGCACATCTTGATGATCCTGGAAGAGCAGAATGGGAAGGATTTCCTTCAGGGACTAAGGCAGCTGCTGCAG GTGGTATAACAACATTGGTTGACATGCCTCTAAATAATTTTCCTTCAACTGTGTCTCAAGAGACTTTGAAACTCAAG ATTGAAGCTGCAGAGGAGAGAATTTATGTTGATATTG GTTTCTGGGGAGGTTTAGTTCCTGAAAATGCATTCAACTCAAGTATTCTTGAGGGTCTCCTAAATGCTGGTGTTCTTGGTTTGAAG TCTTTTATGTGTCCTTCGGGGATTAATGATTTTCCTATGACAAATGCCAGTCATATTAAG GAGGGACTGTCTATACTTGCAAAATACAGAAGACCACTACTTGTACATGCAGAGATTCAACAAGAATCTGAAAGCCACCTGGAACTTAAAGATGGTAGCCATGATCCTCGTTCTTACTCAACCTATCTTCAGACTAGGCCACCTTCATG GGAGGAGGCAGCTATTAGGGAGCTTGTAACTCTGACAAAGGAAACAAGGACCGGTGGCCTTGCAGAAGGAGCTCAACTTCACATTGTTCACTTGTCTGATTCAAGTTCTTCCTTAGATCTTATTAAG gaagcaaaaagtagtggTGATAGCATAACTGTTGAAACATGCCCCCATTATTTGGCTTTCTCAGCAGAAGAGATTCAGGATGGAGATACTCGATTTAAGTGTGCTCCACCTATTCGTGATGCAGCCAATAACGAAAAACTGTGGAAAGCTTTGTTG GAAGGACATATTGACATGTTGAGTTCTGATCATTCTCCGACGTTGCCAGAACTCAAGATGCTTGATGATGGTAATTTTTTGAAGGCCTGGGGTGGCATATCATCTTTGCAG TTTGTTCTTCCTGTGACGTGGTCATATGGGCGGAAATATGGGATAACTTTGGAACAATTAGCTTTATGGTGGAGTGAGAGACCTGCCAAATTTGCCGGACAAGAACTTAAG GGTGCAATTGCTGTCGGAAACCATGCCGATATTGTCATATGGGAACCAGATGTGGAGTTTGAACTCAATGATGGCTATCCTGTATACCTTAAGCATCCT AGTATTTCAGCCTACATGGGAACAAAACTATCTGGAAGGGTGTTGGCAACTTTTGTAAGAGGGAACCTTGTCTACAAAGAGGGGAAGCATGCTCCTGCTGCCTGTGGTGTTCCAATCCTCGCAAAGTAA